TTATTCATTCTTGGTTTATATTTTGATGTGGATCTACCACCCAAAGGATTTGTATCCCAAAGTTGGCTTGGGAATTCATATGTTCCCTACTTTTTATTTTGCTtagaatttcaaatattaaatgtttGAGTCCCTTTTATTAATCTTTTGCTCTATAGCCGTAAATCTTTTCAACTCAAAGGTGAGTTTTTCTCTGGGATAACTGGAGTTagggaaaattattttaatatgctCTATCGATgtgattataattttgaatttttttaactccTGCGTTGAGGTTGATGAGCTCTGatccatcttttttttattataatatggtGCAGGCTATCTTTAAGCCTCCAAAGCCAATTCGTGGAGGGATCCCAATATGTTTTCCTCAAGTATGTACTTCTAATGATAATATTTCTGTTTTCCACCATTGCTTTCATCGTGATAATACTGCTTTGGAAGGAAAATAGATAGAAATTGGAGAGGAAAGAAGAGGGTAAAGCATGTGATAGGAAAGATTTGATAGCTCATGTATTCACAAACTTAAGCTCTAcattcattaaattataatgttgTGAAGATAAACCCCATTTTATTATATTGCTGCCAGAACAATTAAAGCCTAATATCATATCTGAAGTAATTTCATTTGTAATTGAACAATAATCTGATGCAAGGACCAACAAAACTTAATTCTCGAAATACTTGGGGAGGGGGTATTTTTAATGAGGTTAATTTGCCCTGTCTTTATGATGGGGTATTGGATTTGATGAGTTTTAGGAAAAATTCAAGCAGGTACTCCAAACAATTTGCTTGTGATAGGAATAAATTTGTAATGCTTTTTGCCAAGAAAAATAGATCAGGGCAATGTGGAACTAAAATCAACGGAAAACATAGTAGAATTTGAGATGGCAAAGGAAAGAAACCTAATTGGACCTACATTTGATTGGATTGCACTTCTAAGAAGAGAGCAGTTGCAGCCATAACTCATAACTACCAAAAGTTCAATACTGGGACATCTGCAATTCAGGTCCAAGCTAAATAACTGGTCTCAAATAGACAGTAAGACAGAACCATGTACCTGACCTAACCCCCTCCCCAACAGCAAATGAGCAAAATCAGATGTGGTTTTGGACTGCTAAATTCCGTgccataaataattaaaagtgataCCCAAACATTGAGACTCTTTATGTTTGAGCCTTATAGATTTGCTGCCCTCAATCACACAGAATCTGCAATCACACTGAGAtccaaataagaaataaaaaaaattaaaatcatagggTATTCTGAATGTCATTGCAATTTGcaaatcccccccccccctccatcCCCAATTTGCACTGTTATTCTAATCAGATCCCAGATTACTTGTTCAGGGAAACTGACTCTCTCTTTGTAGTTTTCAAACCTCGGTCCTCTCGACTCACATGGATTTGCTAGAAACCAATTCTGGACAATTGATGATTCCCCTCCTCCTTTTCCAACAAGTACTTCGAATAAAGCCTTTGTTGATTTGATTCTTAAACCCTCAGAAGACGACATCAAGATTTGGCCTCACAGGTATACATAGTAACATTCAACATTTTTGGTCTATATTTAGGGAACATTCTCTTAACTAAAACTTTTTTATTGCGTTTTTATTTACTAGTTATTTCAtagtttgaatttttatatcACATTTCTTTCTCATGTCATATGCCATTCTTTTTGCATTAGTTTTGAATTTCGTCTTAGGGTAGCTCTTGGACCTGGAGGAGATCTGTTGATGACATCTCGGATCAGGAACACTAACATTGATGGGAAGCCATTTTCATTCACATTTGCTTATCATACATATTTCTCTGTGTCAGATATAAGGCAAgtgcttgaaagttgaaacatgtCTTATATCACActtcaatttgaaattttttgttattgcgcatgtctttatttataaattgacTTTGTTTAACTTTTGGATTTGGTTAAGAACCTGTTCAAGATATGCACATTAACAAATGAATAGAACTGTGCAATCTTATCGAGTGGGTATAAGCTTGTTTTCCTGACTCAATAATGTGAAATCTATTCCTTGTTATGATTTGCAAATTGTTTTACATCTGTATGAGAATGTCGGTGTTggcttttcaaattttaaaatcaactgTGGATTTGTGGTGTTGGTATCTGAAGATGCAGAGTAATGATACAAAAGTTTTCCTATGTGTTCTGtcatagaaatagaaataatttgCAACCATAGTTTCTTGAATTAAACAGCATGCAAATCCTATCAGTTTATCCACATACATTTTTTAGGTGCATATTCATAGAACACAATTTGTCTTTGTTGTTGTGGAATATTCAGTTTTGGTcaaattaataaacattttgGTCATATCAGAACCTTATTTTGTTGTATATATCtctatcttttgttttcttcattttatgtACTTATTTAACTATCTTAATTGGCCTTTATTTTAGCTTACTGTcagttttgatttatttatttatatttatgttgagGGATATACTTTGAGACTGcagttttgaattaatttaactttGCTTGTATTCAGTGAAGTGCGGGTTGAAGGATTAGAGACATTGGATTATCTTGACAACTTGCAGAAAAGGGAACGCTTTACTGAACAGGGGGATGCTTTAACATTTGAATCAGAAGTAAGATTGTTTACCTTGTTCTACTTTGCTTTAGAAAACACACGTGGGTATTACAATAAATATGCTGTGAGTAATGAAATATGACAATTTCCAAGAAATGGAGCTTCtgatgataaattaaataaattgctATGAATAAAAATCATGTTTCTATTCTTTTTAGGGTTGTACATTTAAATAGTACTTTTCATTTCAAACGAcggtaaaaaaaacatgttttgaattaaagaaaaaggaagtgatAGGCCTGCTTAAATGGAGTATCAGACCAATTTATagattttgaatgttttttttccttttgttgctCATGTTAATTCAGGCATAAAGTGGGCCATAAACACCAATGCCCAAACAACATTTTCCATTTGATTGCTGCTTTTTCTATCGTGTATGGATGAAGAGAGGCAGTGTTTAACTGTTTCGGAAGCTGTTTACTTTCTTTATTCAGGCAAACAATTGAACAGTTGCTTCCCACACCCCCAACAAAAGCctcactttttctctttttgactttTCCTGTAGCACAGGTGGCAACTTCCCACACCCCATCCATTTCAATTGAGTTTTGACTACTGTACTTAACCCATATCTGAAACATATTTGCAtcgaaaatataataaaaaagaaagaaaaccatcTAACTAGTTTGTATTGTTGTGCCCAATTTGTAGTAATGTGACACATCTAGGCACATGTGTGTAACCTGTCCTGATGTACTGGCATTTCATATGCTTTGATGAGTTGAAACTGGCACTTCACTTTTTCTTTGTATGATAGTTTGACAGGATATATCTCAGCACTCCTACAAAGATTGCAATTCTTGATCATGAGAAAAAGAGAACAATTGTATTGCGTAAAGATGGTCTTCCTGATGCTGGTGATTATTATCAGACTCATCTTGTGTACTTAGTTTTTTACATTGATAAAGTTTACTGGTGGCAGTGGGACTATATTATTGGAAACTATTTTAAGAGCAAAAAAATGTTCGTTGTAAATGTGTAAATAAAGCTTGAAGTCCTTACCTGTATTCATTTTCATGTCTGAATTCTTCCTGTTAACTAGAGTATTACATAAACCTTTTTCTTACAAGTGAGTAACTTCCCATTCCAAATTTAAGAAACATCTTGAGTAGTTGGTATATTTAACATTTGTGTTGCTTTTGGATTGGACATAaaactttttctttctcatttattattttatctgtgCAGTGGTGTGGAATCCTTGGGATAAGAAAGCAAAGGCTATATCTGATTTCGGTGATGATGAGTATAAGTACATGCTTTGTGTAGAGGCTGCTGCTATTGAAAAGCCTATCACTTTGAAACCTGGTGAGGAATGGAAGGGAAGACTAGAACTTTCAACTGTTTCTTCTAGTTATTGTAGTGGACAGCTTGATCCCAAAAGAGTTATTCAAGGAAGCTGAAAGATCATCGTTGTGTTTTGTGTCCTGTACAGGTAATAAAATGCACATTGATATATTCCTTTTAATTGTCTATAGTCAATCACAGGAATCATCTCAAGACCAAGTTTGATTCCTGTGCTTGATTCTTGAGACCTGATTGATCAGCTTTAGATTGGTCTTCCGTTAGTTCTTGTCTTTAGTCAGATTGCTTAGGTTTCATTTGAGTGTCCTGTCATCTACCAGTTCGATGTTTCACTAATCATTTAGGAAATATATGCGCAGGTAGCTTGTTGCCACCACGATGAACGTTGAAAGGAAAGTGTCTCCAACAATTTCCCCCCTTCATGTTCCACTTAAACCTTCTTCATGTTGGACGGATGAACTCATGTATAGAgttttgttaaataatattttcctgTAACGGATGACTAGTTCGGTCATAATTGACGTATAAGTAGAATAGCCTTCAGTTGTTTATggaaaatcaaactaaaatctcaaattttatttgattttcacGTTGGGTTCTCGTACTCATATGAAATGTTTATTATCACATATCATAGGCAATGAATGCATGTATTTGACAGGATCGTTTTACAACACTACAATTTGGCCTGTATGTCGTAAGTTGTTGCCGCTATCTAAATTTTCAAgtaatgaatataattattaaatatataattgttatcTAAATGATGTAATATATCATATAATTCATATCAACTTGTTATGTGCGTGTAACTTGTAGCGTTGTGTAAACTTAACCTGTCGTATAATTCTCTAAATGTTTGACAACAGCGGGACCGTTCAGTTATATGAAATATGTATAggttattttgttatatattatattttgctgCCTTTTTTTTCCCAGCTGTTATAGACGTATTTTGCCAGCTGTCTGTTCATTTTTGTGGATGGCGACATGAAGTAATGTATCTCATAAAATAGATTGCAAATTGCAGTCAACAATCAAaacaataattatgttttttgggCATCAAAATGTTGTAAAGCTAAAAATTTGAAGGGAGATGCTATATAAAATATACCGATTAAAGCAACGAAAAGCCATAACAAATCGCCATCACCAATTGTGAAGTGGAGCAGAAAACCACTCAAGCATGAGTTTATGTCAATTTGGGATAAGATCAATTTGTGTTTCCATgttgattgaaaaaaagaagTCTGCGGACTAACATGTAGAAGATTTACATTTATCTTATCTCCAACATGAGTAGATTTAAACTTGCAATTTGTGATATGTGAAACTTAGTAAGTCTGCCTCGGGTATGATtggaaatttttaaattttagtgtttGAAATAACGTTACTATACTACAACAGTAAAAATCACGTCAATAGGTTCAATTGATTTAGAAGCTACTTATTGTTTCCGGTAAACTTGGAGAGACTAATGATCTGCGTCGCAGATTTGATTCCAAACTATAGAAGATTGgcatttatcttatcttatattaTCAAGGGGATCTAGTTCCATTAATATCGAAAAGAATGTGTGAATGTTATAAACGTCTGGTACCATggagaagaaatgaaaaaagcTGAGTTAGAATGTAAATGAGATCAAGCAAGAATAGCAATTAGCAACAATCAAGGTCCATACATAGTAGTATATATATAGTACGTAGGATGATATTATTGATATATCTTGTAAGAGTTGTACATATGGGCGAGTCGTTGTGTCCTACTCCGATGCATTACTTTTGCGGTAGCATAATATGTCATTGGCATACATTTGTTGATCGTTCATGTTTGAACAATTACAATTTACACAGGAGCTGGTCTACCCAGTATTTTTGCCTTGCGCTGTCATGCATGTTcctggatatatatatatatatatatatctcattAGCATTCCTTGAAATAATAAGACCATGTACACCGATCCATAAGGTCTACGAGACAATTGTCTAATATCCGTAATCAGTTAAAAAGTGTTGTAAGAAAACTTTTATATACTTAGTAatggtttttatttattaaaaaattaaatatttaggtgttagtttttattgtaatttttatgtaacgttaaaataaacttaatgTTAGGTatgaattttaagataattattataaaaattaataaacttattatatgttaatttgtgattagaagacatattgttaaaaaaattatcagtaACATATAGTGTTAGTGCATAGAGAATTtactattaaattatatatatatatatatatatatatatatatatatattgtaataaacaaacttataaaaaaatatattacatatattgtaattaaaaaaacatcttttaagaCTTTTAAAGTAGTTATTAATATCAAAATCAGCAAATTTATCTTGTCAttggataataaaaaaaaaacttttatattatcgGTGCATATACTACCTTATCATTATTTATTgagtaaaatgattttattataaagTTTAATCAATaactttattgattaaaaaacctagaaaaataaaataaacattagcCATTAGGCATAAATTTGACCTAAAAATAGTTTTCCTTGCTACTCTCTCATATAGTTAGTGAAactcaaaatattaatttaataataacctAGCTGCTGGTACTAGTACTCATACCAGGTACtaaatgaattttcaaattaacatgCCATATTATAGAAACGATAAATTAAAACTCCTACTTGAGGGaacaaatcaaatattaaagtCGTCTCCAAATTGGTCGGTATTGAGGTGCTTCTCTTGGACCTTGGCAAACTTGATAAAGACAAAAAGAATGGTCTTATCTGGTACTCGTTTACTTGTTGGGGCTTTTTAAAAGAGAGATTCAGGCGTTGATCTAGGAAATCAATCAactcaattataattttttgtctcaCGTAACATGTTTGTATAGTAGTATGATATAGcgtggaagaaaaaaagaggaagaaaattatacataataaaCCCCAAAacgttgaaaaataaaaagtaatagtGCAAGTAGCTTAGCCTTtgtactaaaaaataatatagcaaATTGAAACTAATTATTTGAATCTTGCAATCAGACATGGAAGAATGTTACATATAATTTGATTTCGTCTACATACAAGAAatgaaggggaaaaaaaactaGTGTTATTGTCTCttagattttttcttcttcttcttttgtttgcGGGGTGGGGGAGTGAATGGTGTcagtctgtttttttttttcttcttttttggtaaaataactataataaatattttatatagatGATACAGAAATGGCTTATGTTGTGAACAATAATTAATAGAAAAGTGATTTTGTATGAAATAACAAAActataataaagaaataatatatatactagCTAACAATTTCACTTTTGTTAGATATTAGCAAGAATAAGTGTAACTACTAAAGCTTTTAGAGTATTTGCTTTATGCAGGGATTGACAAGTGTAACTGTAGGGATTGGCTAgtatcaaacaaacaaaataaataaaaaggtattGTTTTGTTTGAACTATGAAAGAAGAAggctagggtttttttttttgaaaggaaaagGGATCGACAAAGGGGTATAACAGCGAAGGGGAGTTGTTAGGAAAGATGGTCACATGCAATTGAGTTGGCCATCTCGTAATGACGAATAAACTGACAagctagacattctcttaaactAAATAAATGAAGATTTAACATTTGCATTTAATTTGAAAGACGAGAGAGATAAGACGAAGGAAAAAAGTTTTGCACTACTTCAAGTATTTtagcattatttttaattaaaattagaataagtAATTTGTATAATAAAGATTAGGTTGGCTTATTAGTAAGTAAAGCTTTAAATATTGATTGAAGAATAATATCGAGATAAATaatgtctctctttttttttcttttttcttttagttattaTGTCACCATCTATTaaattcaaccaaaaaaaatgtCACCATCTATTAACTTATTTTAGTCATATTCATATAGtcatatatatagtaaaaaattgtaattctaTTTATCACCAAAAATTAAGTGTTTTTCCATAAAGATTTTAGTATACTAATTTGAAATACGAGCAACAATAAgcatgttaatattttaataatttatctaaaaatagCCTTTATTTgtcatcaaataaaatataaccttTTTTCGATGTCAGTTCATAAACTAAATTTCTTTCATCCCTAGTAACATGCTAATCCGTGGTCGTGCACACCTACCAttcgttattattattataaaattaatactaaTATATAACAGCAAATTCTGGCAGCCTCATCCCTCCACAGATTGCAAATTAAACACAGCATATAGATGCTTCACGCAACGTATAATTAGACTGCTACAttctcaatttttaaattattcttagAGTCAATTTCGCCACCATCATCCTCTATTTGATAACAACATGACATATACTTAATATCAATGGCCAGACTGTCCATGTAACAGacctttgttgttgttctcATCAATCATTctccaattatatatatatatatatatatatatatatatatatatatatatttggttctTAATTACATGTCAActacatatatttttgttgcTCAAGCTCTAGGTGGGGCCATGTcgagtgtatatatataagtggataGTTGTTATATGTTGGAACCAAGTCGAAGTAGCAAAATAAAGAGTTAGCAAGTACTAATGGAAACTCCTAAATTTGCATTCTTGTCTTTGCTTCTTCTCCTTACTAGTGCTACTATAAGTTCAGCTCAACTAAGTAGTGGCTTCTACAAGAACACATGCCCCAATGTGGAGCAGTTGGTTCGCTCTGCTGTTGCACAGAAGTTCCAACAGACCTTTGTGACTGCTCCTGCCACTCTTAGACTCTTCTTCCATGATTGCTTTGTGAGGGTGTGTATATTccttcttcatcactttcatggTTTTCTTACGTACATAACTTAGCATGGTTTGAGTTcacatatatttctttatcattattttgttaattaaaacgAAAATTTATGTGTGCTTAATTTTGCATTCAGGAACCTTCACAAAACTATATAGGTTCTATATACAATTATTATCTATTAGTCTATATTTTCagcttaaaaacatttttttagtgaAGTCAGACTATATATAATTAGTCAATATTATTAGCTCTGAGCCCATCCTAGTGGTCATTGTTGGGTTTATTGGCCACTTGTTATCCAACCACATACAAATATCCAATCATGTAAAATTCATATCCCATGATGCTTAATTCTCAACATAAGGATTGTGTGTTGAAGATCTCATAATATTAGTGgccaaaacaatatatataaatagaacATAATTATAATCTTATGAGCTAGTTTTTTAGTTAAACTCAAAGTATAAGAACTCTAATGAAATTTTAGCATGTTTATCATTTAGACTATAGAGTAAACAGTAGGTTTTTAAAATGACTgatgactttttttattttattgttgattATTTTGTATGTAAGGTGATAACAAATTTGTTTGTGCAACAGGGTTGTGATGCTTCGATTTTGCTTGCAAATGGTAGGCCAGAGAAGGATCATCCTGATCAAATTTCTCTAGCTGGTGATGGTTTTGACACAGTGATTAAAGCCAAGGCAGCTGTTGATAGAGACCCTAAGTGCCGTAACAAAGTCTCTTGTGCTGACATACTCGCTCTGGCTACTAGGGATGTCGTAAATTTggtattatttcattttctttgaaattttatttgctTCGTTAAATTATTGACCATAATGACCAGCAATTCATTAGTTTACCTCTAAATCGTTTGATCGATGCCCATTAAGAATTATACTGTTTGACATTGCATTCCcaatagtaataataagtgCATATCATTAATAGGCTGGTGGACCATTTTATAATGTTGAATTGGGAAGGCGTGACGGGAGAATATCTACTATTGCCAGTGTTCAACGCCATCTTCCTCACCCTGAATTCAATTTGGATCAGCTCAATTCCATGTTTAACTTTAATGGCCTATCCCAGACAGATATGATTGCATTATCAGGTAATTTcaccagcaaaaaaaaaaaaaaagaggttctatTTTATTCAATCATACTTACTTTTATAACTTTAAACCAAACATGTATTAAATTATAGTAGGATAAAGAATGTTAGGTagtttaatttaacttttttatataacaaagcCTGAAGAAGAATAATGTGTTTTAATATGCTAGGTGCGCATACAATTGGGTTCTCTCACTGCAACAAATTCTCGAATCGAATCTACAACTTCAGCCCCAGAAACAGAATTGACCCAACACTGAATTTACAATATGCTTTTCAACTTAGGCAAATGTGCCCCTTAAGGGTTGATCCTAGAATAGCCATAAACATGGACCCTGTCACGCCTCAAAAGTTTGACAACCAATACTTCAAGAATCTGCAGCAAGGTAAGGGTCTCTTCACTTCTGATCAGGTGCTGTTTACAGATGCAAGGTCAAAGGCCACAGTCAACTTATTTGCATCAAATGAAGGAGcttttcagaaagcttttgtTGATGCTGTTACTAAGTTGGGAAGGGTTGGTGTTAAAACTGGAAATCAAGGTGAAATTAGGTTTGATTGCACCAGGCCCAACTAGAAAAGTACCAATGTGTTATCATCATTCCTATTTAGAATTTGTacgaatttttttgttttttttaacggCGAGAATAAGGTGTGAACCTAAAATCTTGTATGAACCATCCAAAACTTTCATCATTAGGCCGATCTAGTTGGTTGAGTTTGTAtaagttatatttaataattcattattgtattaataataattgatgGAGTTCTTTGATCGAGTTCCATTCATTGCTTCAAGTTACAAGATCATTGTATAATTAATACATAATGTGATGGACCCATTGccataattagttttatattatcatattaattGGATTAATGACCTTTTAACATAatcaataaaatagaaatatgataataagcgcaataaaattataatttttctaaaagaaaaagtaataaagAACATTTAGATCTCACGAACCTTGAAGAACATATCCTCGACTAACCTTGGACCAcgaaaatacaaaagaaaagaaagctaaACTCTAACCCAAGTATCAAGTTATAAGAGTGGCAAAAGTACCTTTGTAAGAGTTtctaaactttatttataagtGTGATTTCTAAAGCGAGcctaaaacataataaaaataacaggatcctaaagaaaaacatgataaaataaaacataaaaattgctCAGAGagactaaaaaacaaaataaaacctaaatctaaaatattaatattaattagctTGGTGCTCCACAAATGTTGTGCACTTTGTAAGGTGTGATATCTAAATTCCTATTTCCTTTCTCTGCATTGATCAACTAACTTTATTGTGTAGTGAAGAGTGTGATTAGGGTTGTGTAGTGAACTCTAATAAGTAAGGTCATCTAGGCACTTGTCTTAGGTctcatttaattaattgttaatagTTAGCGCTCCTTACTAGGAATGAGGAGCTTGTTGGACATCTCATCACTATACCATGAGATTATTGTTGAGCGGTGTAAATGTTATCCTTATTTCTTGCaatatctaaatttttaatatttacaaaactacattaattttatgatttacatGAGATTTCTTCTGGttgtttgtatttaattttctaatttggtttaatgatttttcatagttaaaaaatttattaacttcCATTGTCCAAAAGTTAATATTTCtccttacataaaaaaataaataataataataatataatttacgaATTAAAGGGATAAATCACGGTTAAAGTGTGATACCTCAGTCTGAGCCTCATATCCGTCTAGAAAACAAATTGAAACTTTCGAATTCATTGCATGGACCATGTGATGTGAAGGGCCCATACACCTTGAAGACTAGAACCTATccactttcttcttttcttttcctcacATGTCTCCTCCTAGGAAGTTATCATTG
This region of Glycine soja cultivar W05 chromosome 17, ASM419377v2, whole genome shotgun sequence genomic DNA includes:
- the LOC114392711 gene encoding peroxidase 16-like, yielding METPKFAFLSLLLLLTSATISSAQLSSGFYKNTCPNVEQLVRSAVAQKFQQTFVTAPATLRLFFHDCFVRGCDASILLANGRPEKDHPDQISLAGDGFDTVIKAKAAVDRDPKCRNKVSCADILALATRDVVNLAGGPFYNVELGRRDGRISTIASVQRHLPHPEFNLDQLNSMFNFNGLSQTDMIALSGAHTIGFSHCNKFSNRIYNFSPRNRIDPTLNLQYAFQLRQMCPLRVDPRIAINMDPVTPQKFDNQYFKNLQQGKGLFTSDQVLFTDARSKATVNLFASNEGAFQKAFVDAVTKLGRVGVKTGNQGEIRFDCTRPN
- the LOC114392911 gene encoding putative glucose-6-phosphate 1-epimerase, which produces MSNEKAPSSASSSSYELSKGINGLDKVILRDARGSSAEVYLYGAHVTSWKNDHAEELLFLSSKAIFKPPKPIRGGIPICFPQFSNLGPLDSHGFARNQFWTIDDSPPPFPTSTSNKAFVDLILKPSEDDIKIWPHSFEFRLRVALGPGGDLLMTSRIRNTNIDGKPFSFTFAYHTYFSVSDISEVRVEGLETLDYLDNLQKRERFTEQGDALTFESEFDRIYLSTPTKIAILDHEKKRTIVLRKDGLPDAVVWNPWDKKAKAISDFGDDEYKYMLCVEAAAIEKPITLKPGEEWKGRLELSTVSSSYCSGQLDPKRVIQGS